In Primulina huaijiensis isolate GDHJ02 chromosome 16, ASM1229523v2, whole genome shotgun sequence, a single genomic region encodes these proteins:
- the LOC140961939 gene encoding non-specific lipid transfer protein GPI-anchored 15-like has protein sequence MADHKVSMGLALVLVAMLWSYVASQSNDCTSVIISMSPCLNFISGNSSTPSVSCCSQLRNVVGSQPQCLCQVLNGGESNMGLNINQTQALALPKACSVQTPPVSKCNAASPSDSPSTPNSPSQKTPSDGGSKVVPSPGPGDGSSSAASPNQLALSIIFFCLFIASYVSAFNLR, from the exons ATGGCAGATCACAAAGTTTCAATGGGCTTAGCCTTGGTTCTTGTTGCCATGCTTTGGTCCTATGTCGCATCGCAATCGAATGATTGTACCAGTGTGATCATTAGCATGTCACCTTGCCTGAATTTCATCTCCGGCAACTCCTCCACCCCATCAGTTTCCTGCTGCTCGCAGCTCCGTAATGTCGTTGGTTCGCAGCCACAATGCTTgtgtcaagtgcttaatggcggAGAATCAAACATGGGACTGAATATTAATCAAACTCAGGCACTTGCCTTGCCTAAGGCTTGCAGTGTTCAAACTCCTCCTGTCAGCAAATGCAATG CTGCTTCTCCATCCGACTCTCCTTCCACACCGAATTCTCCTAGCCAAAAAACACCTTCAG ATGGAGGATCAAAAGTGGTGCCATCACCCGGACCCGGAGATGGTTCTTCAAGTGCAGCTTCACCAAACCAGCTGGCTCTTAGTATCATATTTTTCTGTCTCTTCATAGCATCTTATGTTTCAGCTTTCAACTTGCGCTGA
- the LOC140961938 gene encoding non-specific lipid transfer protein GPI-anchored 20-like, with amino-acid sequence MALQFLITFLAIATIALFPTSSGQTISTPCTSSMITSFMPCANFITNGTVNSTTPPPACCTSLSSLMNNGKDCFCQIATGNVPFQIPVNQTLAISLPRACNMPGVSLQCKAIGAPVPAPGPSENDQITLPPNAAPSPSVKDASGAEPLSPRLAPEAEPTIPTSPSPPTTTGGAPAGNTGSRTGVTPSAAVHSFGASSPLLLVTMLGAVAFKYY; translated from the exons ATGGCCCTCCAATTCTTGATCACATTCCTAGCAATAGCAACAATTGCATTGTTCCCAACCTCATCAGGGCAAACCATAAGTACTCCATGCACATCTTCAATGATCACATCTTTTATGCCTTGCGCAAACTTCATCACTAATGGTACTGTTAACTCGACTACCCCGCCTCCTGCTTGCTGCACTTCGCTCAGCTCCCTCATGAATAACGGGAAAGACTGTTTTTGCCAGATCGCGACCGGGAACGTTCCTTTCCAAATTCcagtaaatcaaactcttgCAATTTCACTTCCACGTGCTTGTAACATGCCTGGTGTGTCTCTTCAATGCAAAG CCATTGGTGCTCCAGTTCCAGCTCCAG GCCCTTCGGAAAATGATCAAATTACACTTCCACCAAATGCTGCTCCTTCTCCAAGTGTCAAAG ATGCATCTGGTGCTGAGCCACTATCACCAAGATTGGCCCCAGAAGCCGAACCAACCATCCCGACTTCACCATCGCCGCCAACTACTACAGGAGGAGCTCCGGCAGGCAATACGGGCAGCCGGACAGGAGTGACACCATCAGCGGCGGTCCACTCGTTCGGTGCTTCTTCTCCTCTGCTTCTGGTGACTATGCTAGGAGCTGTTGCATTTAAATACTACTAG
- the LOC140961689 gene encoding uncharacterized protein produces the protein MDTSLANAALRQPIVDGTNYSLWKVKIRYYIKSIDEQAWQRVINGWTPPKRVDEDGDSLIKSESDWTTDEVQVSNYNSKALNVIFFSVDMSMFSLIMNCTSAKDAWEILQKHCEGSESVRRTKLRMLASKFENLRKEETETITDYDRRLREIEN, from the coding sequence ATGGATACATCCCTTGCAAACGCGGCACTTCGACAACCAATCGTAGATGGAACCAACTACAGCCTATGGAAGGTCAAAATCAGGTATTACATAAAATCCATCGATGAACAAGCATGGCAGCGTGTCATCAATGGATGGACTCCACCGAAAAGGGTAGACGAAGATGGTGACAGCCTGATTAAATCAGAAAGTGATTGGACTACCGACGAAGTGCAGGTTTCGAATTACAACTCAAAAGCATTGAATGTGATCTTCTTTTCAGTTGACATGAGCATGTTCAGCTTGATTATGAACTGCACTTCTGCCAAGGATGCTTGGGAAATTCTTCAAAAGCATTGTGAAGGCTCGGAAAGTGTAAGGAGGACAAAGTTGAGAATGCTCGCCTCAAAGTTCGAGAATCTGAGAAAGGAAGAAACCGAAACTATAACAGACTATGATCGACGTCTCAGGGAGATTGAGAATTAA